The genomic region GTTCCACAGGTAGAACGGCGCGTACTGGTTCACCGCGGCCCCGTTCGCCTGGTCCTGCACCAGGTACGCCTTCAGGCCCAGACCCTCGAAGTCGTCGGTCGCGTGACCACGCTCGAGCACACGGCGGCGGATGGTCCCCATGTCGTAGTCGGCCGGCAAGGTCAGCTCGTACTGCATCGCGTACACGGTGGCACCCTTCTGGTCAGCGTGTCGTACATACTAATAGGTACAGAACTAATCCCGGTGCGACGGACCACGAAATCGGCCAGGGTTGGAGCCATGACGGGTGCGAACGAGCGAGTGTGGTCCAAGCTGCCGGCGGGGAGCCGGGAGGCGCTGGTCGACGGGTTGAGTCCGTCCGACCTGCAGAGTGCGCTGCTGGAGGTGAGTCGTCTTCGGGCGGCGAAGGTGACGCCGGCGCGGGTGCTGGAGCGCTGGCGGCAGGACCGGTTCGTGCAGCCGTCGCAGACGGATCCGCGGGCGCTGGTGAAGACGCAGGCGCGGCTGTGGGAGCTGTTGCCGGAGCGGTTCGCCGGCGTCGAGCTGTCCCCGGTGACCCCGCTCGGGACCTGCTCGGCCGTCGCCACGGTCAACCAGAACAAGGTGCTCAGCACGACGCGCAACACCGAGGTGGCCAGCGACCCCACGAACGAGCTGGCCCTCGAGGCCGCCGTACGCCGGCGGGCCGGGGCGGCGCGGGTGGACCTCGCGACGTGCCAGCGGGTCGTCCGGGCCCAGGCGGCGGAAGGGCCGGGCATGTTCGCGCACTTCCAGCTTTTCGCGCTGGTGTCGACCGCGCGGGACACCGGGTCGGGCCGGTTGGAGGCCGAGCTGCTGCTGGACCACCTGCGCTACTGGCACGCCGTACTGGGCGACAAGGCGGACTTCAGCTTCACCACGTTCGCGCCGACGGCACTGCGCGAGCGGATCGACGACACCGTGCGTCCGGCCTTGCCCGTGGAGCTGATCGAAGACTCGCAGCGTGACAAGGGATCGAACTACTACACGGGGATCGCGCTCGGGCTGGGAATGGGCGGGGACGAGCTGGGCGACGGCGGCTTCACCCGGTGGACTGCTGATCTGCTGGGGGACGCCAAGGAGCGCTGCCTCATCAGCTGCATCTCCACGGAGCGACTGACGGCGCTCAGCCCCGCAGCCTGAGCAGAGCCGCGTCGGTGGGCGAGAAGCCGCAGGCTCCGACGTAGAAGTCGGTCAGGTGCGGCTCGTAGTCGACGTGCAGCCACTCGCAGCCCGCCGCGCGTGCCTCGTCGGCCGCTCGGGCCACCAGCAGCCGACCGATCCCCCGGCGACCGTGATCCGGGTGGACGGCGGTGTCCAGCACGAACGCGTGCGCGCCGCCGTCCCAGCAGACCTGGACGAAGCCGATCAGCTGCTCGT from Kribbella flavida DSM 17836 harbors:
- a CDS encoding GNAT family N-acetyltransferase — protein: MELKVRFPVDDQVLSTLHALAFGSAAGDVQPWAARLERHALTWVGAFDNEQLIGFVQVCWDGGAHAFVLDTAVHPDHGRRGIGRLLVARAADEARAAGCEWLHVDYEPHLTDFYVGACGFSPTDAALLRLRG